In Nicotiana tabacum cultivar K326 chromosome 17, ASM71507v2, whole genome shotgun sequence, one DNA window encodes the following:
- the LOC107790536 gene encoding uncharacterized protein LOC107790536, whose amino-acid sequence MARKRRASEGLGENKTRNDDQAGNAAWNEMVKEAAAAAALGGARRARKRFVGVRQRPSGRWVAEIKDTIQKIRVWLGTFDTAEEAARAYDEAACLLRGANTRTNFWPSSSSSSSTPALPSKITNLLLNRLKARNNSLAAATSAASSEPVEIHDQDKQLEEYRDETAYFSDSQFMEYLKDPEDQITDNNMISNTSAINTNNFTNTLEACLTENDYSIVQPVMKSDEINWSGGEINNNLVEDEEEIEEENDSTDIGDVEPINFHFVDEIGSSCYYSPFEIAEEINSTDTMDQQGIFYGDESCISEAMRRMNYERKFSASLYAFNGITECLKLKLKSGGVVQRERCEQLSRLRNACKRNRKEEEEDEKKINETECSSQSSSETGQSSLSEITYESELSLWSSIDLPPICAFFT is encoded by the coding sequence ATGGCAAGGAAAAGACGGgccagtgagggacttggtgaaaataaaACTCGCAATGATGATCAAGCTGGGAATGCAGCCTGGAACGAGATGGTAAAGGAAGCAGCGGCTGCAGCCGCGCTCGGGGGAGCGCGGCGAGCACGAAAAAGATTTGTGGGTGTTAGACAGAGGCCATCAGGTAGATGGGTTGCTGAAATAAAAGACACCATACAAAAGATAAGAGTATGGTTAGGGACTTTTGACACAGCTGAAGAAGCAGCAAGGGCATATGATGAAGCTGCTTGTTTACTTCGTGGAGCCAATACTCGAACAAATTTTTGGCCTagttcttcatcttcttcttctactcCAGCTCTTCCTTCAAAAATTACCAACCTTCTTCTTAATAGACTCAAAGCTAGAAATAATTCCTTAGCTGCAGCTACCTCTGCTGCTTCTTCTGAGCCTGTGGAAATTCATGATCAGGACAAACAGTTAGAGGAATACAGAGATGAAACAGCTTATTTTTCGGATTCACAGTTTATGGAGTATCTCAAAGACCCTGAAGATCAGATAACTGATAACAACATGATAAGCAATACGAGTGCAATTAACACGAACAATTTCACAAACACCTTGGAGGCATGCTTGACTGAAAACGATTACAGCATAGTTCAGCCTGTGATGAAAAGCGATGAAATTAACTGGAGTGGTGGAGAGATTAATAATAATCTTGTGGAAGACGAAGAAGAGATTGAAGAGGAAAATGATAGTACTGATATAGGAGATGTAGAGCCAATTAATTTCCACTTTGTTGATGAAATTGGATCGTCATGTTATTATTCACCATTTGAGATAGCTGAAGAGATTAATTCAACAGACACAATGGATCAGCAGGGGATATTTTACGGAGACGAGTCATGTATAAGTGAGGCTATGAGGAGGATGAATTACGAGAGGAAATTCTCAGCATCACTTTATGCATTCAATGGGATTACAGAATGCTTAAAGTTGAAGCTGAAATCAGGAGGAGTTGTGCAGAGAGAAAGATGTGAACAATTAAGCAGACTCAGAAATGCATGCAAAAGGAATCGtaaagaggaggaagaggatgAGAAGAAAATTAATGAAACTGAATGCAGTTCACAAAGCTCATCGGAAACAGGACAATCTTCTTTATCAGAGATTACTTATGAAAGTGAATTGTCTCTCTGGAGCTCAATTGATTTACCACCAATCTGCGCCTTTTTTACTTAG
- the LOC107790535 gene encoding SNF1-related protein kinase catalytic subunit alpha KIN10-like isoform X1 translates to MDGSTVQGGSSVESFLRNYKLGKTLGIGSFGKVKIAEHTLTGHKVAVKILNRRKIKNMEMEEKVRREIKILRLFMHPHIIRLYEVVETPSDIYVVMEYVKSGELFDYIVEKGRLQEDEARKFFQQIISGVEYCHRNMVVHRDLKPENLLLDSKWNVKIADFGLSNIMRDGHFLKTSCGSPNYAAPEVISGKLYAGPEVDVWSCGVILYALLCGTLPFDDENIPNLFKKIKIDEDILQEVVKRGFDRNSLVASLCNRVQNEGTVAYYLLLDNRFRASSGYMGAEFQETMEYGYHQINSSEAVASPVGQHLPGIMDFQQVGARQFPVERKWALGLQSRAHPREIMTEVLKALQGLNVRWKKIGPYNMKCQWVPGVPGHHEGMSNNSIHNPFFGDDSTVIENGGVTIPNAVKFEVQLYKTREEKYLLDLQRVQGPQFLFLDLCAAFLAQLRVL, encoded by the exons ATGGATGGATCAACAGTCCAAGGTGGGAGCAGCGTGGAGTCATTTCTACGGAACTATAAGCTTGGGAAAACTCTTGGCATTGGATCATTCGGAAAAGTTAAAATAGCTGAACATACCTTAACAGGGCATAAAGTTGCTGTCAAGATTCTCAATCGTCGGAAAATCAAGAacatggaaatggaagaaaaag TGAGAAGGGAAATTAAAATATTGAGATTGTTCATGCATCCTCACATCATTCGGCTGTATGAGGTTGTAGAGACACCATCAGATATATATGTTGTGATGGAGTATGTGAAATCTGGTGAGCTGTTTGATTACATTGTGGAGAAGGGCAGACTACAAGAGGATGAAGCTCGTAAATTCTTCCAGCAG ATAATCTCTGGTGTGGAGTACTGCCACAGGAACATGGTGGTTCATAGAGATCTTAAGCCTGAGAACCTCCTTTTGGATTCCAAATGGAATGTGAAGATTGCAGATTTTGGGTTGAGTAATATCATGCGTGATGGTCACTTTCTCAAGACAAGTTGTGGTAGCCCAAATTATGCTGCGCCGGAG GTGATATCAGGAAAGTTATATGCTGGACCTGAGGTAGATGTATGGAGCTGTGGTGTTATTCTATATGCTCTTCTCTGTGGCACCCTTCCATTTGATGATGAAAACATTCCCAACCTCTTTAAGAAAATAAAG ATTGATGAAGATATTCTTCAAGAGGTGGTCAAAAGGGGATTTGACAGGAACAGCCTTGTTGCCTCTCTCTGCAATAGAGTTCAGAATGAG GGTACTGTGGCGTACTATTTGCTGCTGGACAACCGCTTTCGTGCTTCCAGTGGCTACATGGGAGCTGAATTCCAGGAGACTATG GAATACGGTTATCATCAAATAAATTCAAGTGAAGCTGTTGCTTCCCCTGTTGGGCAACACTTGCCTGGAATAATGGATTTTCAACAAGTTGGTGCGAGGCAGTTTCCCGTCGAAAGGAAATGGGCTCTTGGACTCCAG TCTCGAGCGCATCCACGTGAGATAATGACAGAGGTTCTGAAAGCTCTGCAAGGACTGAATGTACGTTGGAAGAAGATCGGACCCTACAACATGAAATGCCAATGGGTTCCTGGCGTACCTGGCCATCATGAAGGCATGAGTAATAATTCCATACACAATCCATTCTTTGGAGATGATTCAACCGTCATTGAGAACGGTGGTGTCACTATACCTAATGCAGTGAAGTTTGAAGTTCAG CTTTATAAAACTCGGGAGGAGAAATACCTGCTTGACCTTCAAAGAGTACAGGGTCCACAGTTCCTTTTCTTGGATCTCTGTGCTGCTTTCCTTGCTCAGCTTCGGGTTCTCTAA
- the LOC107790535 gene encoding SNF1-related protein kinase catalytic subunit alpha KIN10-like (The RefSeq protein has 4 substitutions, 5 frameshifts compared to this genomic sequence), giving the protein MDGSTVQGGSSVESFLRNYKLGKTLGIGSFGKVKIAEHTLTGHKVAVKILNRRKIKNMEMEEKVRREIKILRLFMHPHIIRLYEVVETPSDIYVVMEYVKSGELFDYIVEKGRLQEDEARKFFQQIISGVEYCHRNMVVHRDLKPENLLLDSKWNVKIADFGLSNIMRDGHFLKTSCGSPNYAAPEVISGKLYAGPEVDVWSCGVILYALLCGTLPFDDENIPNLFKKIKGGMISLPSHLSAGARDLIPRMLIVDPMKRMTIPEIRMHPWFQAHLPRYLAVPPPDTMQQAKKIDEDILQEVVKRGFDRNSLVASLCNRVQNEGTVAYYLLLENQFRASSGYMGAEFQETMEYGYHQINSSEVLLPCWQHLPGIMDFQQVGARQFPVERKWALGLQSRAHPREIMTEVLKALQGLNVRWKKIGPYNMKCQWVPGVPGHHEGMSNNSIHIQFFGDDSTVIENGGVTIPNAVKFEVQLYKTREEKYLLDLQRVQGPQFLFLDLCAAFLAQLRVL; this is encoded by the exons ATGGATGGATCAACAGTCCAAGGTGGGAGCAGCGTGGAGTCATTTCTACGGAACTATAAGCTTGGGAAAACTCTTGGCATTGGATCATTCGGAAAAGTTAAAATAGCTGAACATACCTTAACAGGGCATAAAGTTGCTGTCAAGATTCTCAATCGTCGGAAAATCAAGAacatggaaatggaagaaaaag TGAGAAGGGAAATTAAAATATTGAGATTGTTCATGCATCCTCACATCATTCGGCTGTATGAGGTTGTAGAGACACCATCAGATATATATGTTGTGATGGAGTATGTGAAATCTGGTGAGCTGTTTGATTACATTGTGGAGAAGGGCAGACTACAAGAGGATGAAGCTCGTAAATTCTTCCAGCAG ATAATCTCTGGTGTGGAGTACTGCCACAGGAACATGGTGGTTCATAGAGATCTTAAGCCTGAGAACCTCCTTTTGGATTCCAAATGGAATGTGAAGATTGCAGATTTTGGGTTGAGTAATATCATGCGTGATGGTCACTTTCTCAAGACAAGTTGTGGTAGCCCAAATTATGCTGCGCCGGAG GTGATATCAGGAAAGTTATATGCTGGACCTGAGGTAGATGTATGGAGCTGTGGTGTTATTCTATATGCTCTTCTCTGTGGCACCCTTCCATTTGATGATGAAAACATTCCCAACCTCTTTAAGAAAATAAAG GGTGGTATGTATACTCTGCCCAGCCATTTATCAGCTGGTGCAAGGGATCTGATCCCAAGGATGCTTATAGTTGACCCTATGAAGCGAATGACTATTCCTGAGATTCGTATGCACCCTTGGTTCCAAGCTCATCTACCACGCTATTTAGCTGTACCTCCACCAGATACGATGCAACAAGCGAAAAAG ATTGATGAAGATATTCTTCAAGAGGTGGTCAAAAGGGGATTTGACAGGAACAGCCTTGTTGCCTCTCTCTGCAATAGAGTTCAGAATGAG GGTACTGTGGCGTACTATTTGCTGCTGGACAACCGCTTTCGTGCTTCCAGTGGCTACATGGGAGCTGAATTCCAGGAGACTATG GAATACGGTTATCATCAAATAAATTCAAGTGAAG TGTTGCTTCCC TGTTGG CAACACTTGCCTGGAATAATGGATTTTCAACAAGTTGGTGCGAGGCAGTTTCCCGTCGAAAGGAAATGGGCTCTTGGACTCCAG TCTCGAGCGCATCCACGTGAGATAATGACAGAGGTTCTGAAAGCTCTGCAAGGACTGAATGTACGTTGGAAGAAGATCGGACCCTACAACATGAAATGCCAATGGGTTCCTGGCGTACCTGGCCATCATGAAGGCATGAGTAATAATTCCATACACAATCCATTCTTTGGAGATGATTCAACCGTCATTGAGAACGGTGGTGTCACTATACCTAATGCAGTGAAGTTTGAAGTTCAG CTTTATAAAACTCGGGAGGAGAAATACCTGCTTGACCTTCAAAGAGTACAGGGTCCACAGTTCCTTTTCTTGGATCTCTGTGCTGCTTTCCTTGCTCAGCTTCGGGTTCTCTAA
- the LOC107790534 gene encoding protein ENHANCED DISEASE RESISTANCE 2: MGACVSTPAIPIKVRKKFPGRPRKYHGKNSSSVPKRNSDAGARVTDIAVSEFVHKTTTCRRSECSSSKFHVTQLEWHHSQIDSNVLCQEDAWFDTVSIFESDSDDEFSSVHGGRVSQVKKSTIIRLSLRTSVEEEKSGFRAPRKYLLRPRAGLIIPRCTEEKPIAGSWSEIEPSTFKLRSDSFFTDKKKSPAPNASPYTPIGVDLFLCSRKISHIAQHIELPSIKGDGKLPALLIVNIQLPTYPAPMFIGDADGEGLSLVLYFKLSETLEKDISPQFQDSIKRFIDDDTEKVKGFAKDSIVPFRERLKIMVGVVNPEELVSSSTERKLLNSYNEKPVLSRPQHSFYQGPNYFEIDLDIHRFSYIARRGLDAFRDRLQHGILDLGLTIQAQKPEELPEKVLACVRLNKIDFVDHGQIPTLMSVEED; the protein is encoded by the exons ATGGGTGCTTGTGTATCGACTCCAGCAATACCTATCAAAGTGAGAAAGAAGTTTCCTGGTCGCCCTAGAAAGTACCACGGAAAGAATTCAAGCTCTGTTCCGAAAAGAAACAGTGATGCAGGAGCACGGGTAACAGATATTGCTGTTAGTGAGTTTGTACACAAAACCACAACCTGCAGAAGATCTGAGTGCTCCAGTTCTAAATTCCATGTTACTCAGTTGGAATGGCACCATAGTCAAATAGATTCCAATG TTCTTTGCCAGGAAGATGCATGGTTTGACACAGTCAGCATTTTTGAGTCTGACTCAGATGATGAATTCAGTAGTGTTCATGGAG GTCGAGTTTCTCAAGTAAAGAAATCAACAATTATAAGGCTCTCTCTGAGAACATCtgttgaagaagaaaaaagtggATTTC GCGCACCAAGAAAATATCTTTTGCGTCCCAGAGCTGGGCTCATTATTCCTCGTTGTACAGAAGAAAAGCCAATAGCAGGAAGTTGGTCTGAGATTGAGCCCTCTACCTTTAAGCTTCGCAGCGATAGTTTTTTCAC AGATAAGAAAAAATCACCTGCTCCAAATGCGTCTCCTTATACTCCAATTGGGGTTGATTTATTTTTGTGCTCAAGAAAGATCAGTCACATTGCCCAACATATTGAACTTCCTTCTATAAAGGGAGATGGAAAATTACCTGCTCTACTGATTGTCAACATTCAG TTACCTACTTATCCTGCTCCAATGTTCATTGGTGATGCTGACGGTGAAGGCCTGAGCCTTGTATTATATTTTAAACTTTCTGAAACATTAGAGAAAGACATCTCTCCCCAGTTTCAGGACAGCATTAAG AGATTCATTGATGATGATACCGAGAAGGTTAAAGGATTTGCAAAAGATTCAATAGTTCCTTTCAGAGAGAGGTTGAAAATAATGGTTGGGGTGGTTAATCCAGAAGAGCTTGTTTCCAGTTCAACTGAAAGGAAGCTCTTGAATAGTTACAACGAGAAGCCTGTGCTTTCCCGCCCTCAACACAGCTTTTATCAG GGCCCGAATTACTTTGAGATTGATCTTGACATTCATCGCTTCAGCTACATAGCAAGAAGGGGACTCGATGCTTTCAGAGATCGTTTACAGCATGGAATACTGGATCTTGGTCTAACAATTCAG GCACAAAAGCCAGAGGAACTGCCAGAGAAAGTGCTAGCTTGTGTGAGGTTAAACAAGATTGATTTTGTTGATCATGGACAAATTCCAACACTTATGAGCGTTGAGGAAGATTAA